From Musa acuminata AAA Group cultivar baxijiao chromosome BXJ3-8, Cavendish_Baxijiao_AAA, whole genome shotgun sequence, one genomic window encodes:
- the LOC135644408 gene encoding uncharacterized protein LOC135644408: MKNYGLRLRFPLVQKTSKPAPPRPSLPAFAFGGGDDEDDIEREISRQASKNKSLRKIEEQHKKAMEEDPSVFDYDGVYDEMKGKIARPKVQNRTERKSKYIETLMEKAKQREREHEIVYERKLLTERSKDDHLFADKEKFVIGAYKKKLAEQAKWLDEERLRQIREERDDVTKKSDLSDFYFGLGENVAFGAQSEDATKRKEQKPPGGTSAVPEHGPTEKNAQTDYTRDIEKVDTQAKTSSHTQNNSEQAAELTTLDVTVKGYDDGDKLAAVDQSTERYTRGDDALA, translated from the exons ATGAAGAATTACGGACTTCGGCTTCGATTTCCGCTGGtgcagaagacctcgaagccagctcctcctcgcccttcccttcctgccttcgctttcggcggcggcgacgacgaggatgacatcgagagggaaatctcacggcaggcgtccaagaacaagtctctccgGAAG atcgaggagcagcacaaaaaggcaatggaagaggatccctcggtcttcgactacgacggggtttacgacgagatgaaagggaagattgcgcgccccaaggttcagaatcgaacggagagaaag TCAAAGTATATAGAAACACTTATGGAGAAAGCAAAACAACGTGAGCGGGAACATGAAATTGTATATGAGAGGAAGCTGCTGACAGAGAGGAGCAAGGATGATCACCTTTTTGCAGATAAGGAAAAGTTTGTAATCGGTGCCTACAAGAAAAAGCTAGCAGAACAAGCTAAATGGTTGGACGAAGAGAGGCTGCGCCAAATTCGTGAAGAAAGAGATGAT GTAACCAAGAAGAGTGACTTGAGCGATTTTTACTTTGGGCTCGGTGAGAATGTAGCTTTTGGTGCTCAATCAGAAGATGCCACAAAACGAAAGGAACAAAAGCCACCCGGAGGCACTTCAGCGGTACCTGAACATGGCCCTACTGAGAAGAATGCACAGACAGATTATACTCGGGATATAGAGAAAGTTGATACTCAAGCCAAGACTTCTAGTCATACACAGAACAACTCTGAGCAAGCTGCAGAGTTAACAACATTAGATGTAACTGTAAAAGGTTACGATGATGGTGATAAATTGGCAGCTGTGGATCAATCAACTGAACGTTACACGAGAGGTGATGACGCATTGGCTTAA